One window from the genome of Salmo salar chromosome ssa25, Ssal_v3.1, whole genome shotgun sequence encodes:
- the ttf2 gene encoding transcription termination factor 2 isoform X3, producing MEIVLCNTHGSTCMLKTGVKEGPNKGKSFYLCGERQQGSPCDFTKVAGIPASHCLLHEDSMVELQTLIHSQQQQGYRLYYRCVLGKNAGQRWCGNVPWTAPEAEKRNPLSDRQLHPSSLPPERNPFKAPGKTDQTSEWRRLQDGGRLEGKGKNEKGGEKERLHKSVGKESEHGRGMGKEEEERGMSSPSESWRDKQLPAGMKIKKRVSGEENKESSETSPEEKEKTAKETKDKNKNSNKDSQREAEKSKNSSPKPQDTEDPHKASKGRHGYSPREPPTNSFKESGKHAGKKPSTERKKSNPSDPNGTTSKDAQAPKSTEKTKTPIPQSDKPAQRLSTPTTEQDKEAEKRTASSSQQNQDKSHRGNQFGEWRCDEDDDDDVQFVSVQPGTQTTTPVPVPLVQKALTSFPGFQPASQVKGQREDPRALHSQLTAQLKQKKATLSVVNMSALPDKGERLKSQIKDLEETLESLCLTTSTEPEPRGDEGNAKPKPTPSQYNPFSCPGGTVLLPIAPAPLQYQASTSSMGLQLSQGYTQMYGVNPQSQAFYGGRMTDNRLLAVKNATSEAIDHLHSSLESCPDPDAEVTDPKGIKVPLLAHQRRALAWLLWRETQKPCGGILADDMGLGKTLTMIALILAQKKKQKEEEEKDTILEGWISKNDSSLVVSQGTLIICPASLVHHWKKEIERHVKSSRLSIYLYHGPNRQKNAKVLAEHDVVVTTYSLVSKEIPVQKEDAEKPSKDTKDVVAWARIVLDEAHNIKNPKVQTSLAVCKLRAKARWAVTGTPIQNNLLDMYALLKFLRCAPFDEFKLWKTQVDNGSKRGGERLNILTRTLLLRRTKDQMDSTGKPLVNLPDRTCEVHRLKLSEEEQSVYDVVFAQSRSTLQNYLKRHEGDNGKKGDNSNPFDKGKGVAREFGVSQADSVSSSQQTQGPTSTVHILSLLLRLRQSCCHPSLLKKTLDPSELQGDGISLSLEEQLNALCLSSEPSGPDHKATVSLNGSRFASDLFKDTHESTKIAAILTELKAIGQQSEAQKSVIVSQWTSMLHIVAVHLRGMGLSFAVIDGTVNPKRRMDLVEEFNTNPKGPRVMLVSLCAGGVGINLIGGNHLFLMDMHWNPALEDQACDRIYRVGQHRDVTIHRFVCEGTVEDKISILQEKKKDLAQKVLSGTGASFTKLSLADLRVIFGV from the exons ATGGAGATTGTACTATGCAATACCCACG GCAGCACATGTATGCTGAAGACGGGAGTAAAAGAAGGGCCAAATAAGGGTAAAAGCTTCTACTTGTGCGGGGAGCGTCAACAGGGGTCTCCCTGCGATTTCACCAAAGTGGCAGG TATCCCGGCCTCACACTGCCTGCTTCATGAGGATTCTATGGTGGAACTCCAGACTCTCATCCACAGTCAGCAGCAGCAgggctacag GTTGTACTACCGGTGTGTTTTGGGGAAGAATGCAGGTCAGAGGTGGTGTGGCAATGTTCCCTGGACAGCG CCAGAGGCAGAGAAACGCAACCCACTGTCTGACAGACAGCTGCATCCCTCCAGCCTGCCCCCAGAGAGAAATCCATTCAAGGCCCCAGGCAAGACTGACCAGACATCAGAGTGGAGGAGACTCCAAGATGGGGGGAGACTGGAgggtaaaggaaagaatgagaaaggtggagagaaggagaggcttCACAAGAGTGTAGGTAAAGAAAGCGAACATGGTCGAGGtatggggaaggaggaggaggagagggggatgtcaaGTCCCTCGGAGTCTTGGAGAGACAAACAGCTTCCAGCAGGGATGAAGATAAAGAAGAGGGTATCAGGTGAGGAGAATAAGGAAAGTTCTGAAACATCACCTGAGGAAAAGGAAAAGACTGCCAAGGAGACGAAAGACAAAAACAAGAACTCAAAcaaagacagccagagagaggctgagaaaAGCAAAAACTCTAGCCCGAAACCCCAGGATACAGAGGACCCACACAAAGCCTCAAAGGGTCGTCATGGATACTCCCCAAGAGAGCCACCAACCAATAGCTTTAAAGAGTCTGGAAAGCATGCTGGGAAAAAGCCAAgcacagagaggaagaagagcaaCCCCTCCGACCCAAATGGCACTACCTCTAAAGACGCCCAAGCACCTAAGAGCACAGAGAAGACCAAAACCCCAATCCCACAATCCGATAAACCAGCGCAGCGACTTTCCACTCCAACAACTGAACAGGATAAGGAGGCAGAGAAAAGGACTGCTTCATCATCACAGCAGAACCAGGACAAGTCCCATCGTGGGAACCAATTTGGAGAGTGGCGttgtgatgaagatgatgatgatgatgtccaGTTTGTGTCAGTTCAGCCAGGTACACAGACGACGACTCCAGTACCAGTGCCCCTGGTCCAGAAAGCCCTGACATCCTTCCCAGGGTTCCAGCCTGCCTCTCAGGTCAAAGGTCAGCGGGAGGACCCCAGGGCCCTGCACAGCCAGCTCACCGCTCAGCTCAAACAGAAGAAG GCCACTCTGTCGGTGGTGAATATGTCTGCTCTGCCCGATAAAGGGGAGAGGTTGAAGAGTCAGATCAAAGACCTGGAGGAGACTCTGGAGTCTCTCTGCCTCACCACTTCCACTGAGCCAG AGCCTCGGGGTGACGAAGGTAATGCCAAACCGAAGCCCACACCCAGCCAGTACAACCCATTTAGCTGCCCGGGAGGCACCGTCCTACTGCCCATTGCTCCTGCCCCCCTCCAGTACCAGGCCTCCACCAGCTCAATGGGGCTGCAGCTCAGCCAGGGATACACTCAGATGTATGGAG TGAACCCCCAGAGCCAAGCGTTCTATGGAGGCAGGATGACAGACAACCGTCTGCTAGCGGTGAAGAACGCCACATCTGAGGCCATTGACCACCTCCACAGCTCCCTGGAGTCCTGCCCCGACCCCGACGCTGAGGTTACGGACCCGAAAGGCATCAAG GTGCCTCTACTGGCCCATCAGAGACGAGCCCTGGCCTGGCTGCTGTGGAGAGAGACCCAGAAACCCTGTGGAGGGATCCTGG CTGATGACATGGGCCTGGGGAAAACCCTCACCATGATCGCTCTCATTCTGGCCCAGAAGAAGAAgcaaaaggaggaggaggagaaagacacTATATTGGAAGGCTGGATCTCCAAAAATG actctagcctggtagtgtctcaGGGCACTTTGATCATCTGCCCTGCCTCTTTGGTTCATCACTGGAAGAAGGAGATCGAGAGACACGTCAAGAGCAGCCGACTCAGTATCTACCTGTACCACGGGCCCAACCGCCAGAAGAACGCCAAAGT GCTGGCTGAGCATGATGTGGTGGTGACCACCTACAGCCTTGTCTCCAAGGAGATCCCAGTCCAGAAGGAGGATGCAGAGAAACCTAGCAAGGATACTAAGGATGTG GTGGCCTGGGCCCGCATTGTGCTGGACGAGGCCCACAACATCAAGAATCCCAAGGTGCAGACCTCTTTGGCTGTGTGTAAGCTGAGGGCCAAGGCCAGGTGGGCTGTTACCGGGACCCCCATCCAGAACAACCTACTGGATATGTACGCCCTGCTCAA GTTTCTGCGCTGCGCCCCATTTGATGAGTTCAAGCTTTGGAAAACCCAGGTAGACAACGGCtctaagagaggaggagagagacttaACATTCTGACCAGAACTCTGCTGCTCCGACGCACCAAAGACCAGATGGACTCTACCGGAAAACCTCTG GTGAATCTGCCAGATCGGACCTGTGAGGTGCATCGCCTGAAGCTGTCTGAAGAGGAGCAGTCTGTTTACGATGTGGTGTTTGCACAGTCCAG GTCCACTCTGCAGAACTATCTGAAGAGACATGAGGGAGACAATGGTAAAAAGGGAGACAACTCCAATCCCTTTGACAAGGGTAAGGGAG TGGCTCGTGAGTTTGGCGTGTCCCAGGCGGActctgtgtcctcctcccagcaGACCCAGGGACCCACCAGCACTGTTCACATCCTGTCTCTATTGCTCCGACTCAGACAGAGCTGCTGCCATCCGTCTCTGTTGAAGAAG ACCCTGGATCCGTCTGAGCTGCAGGGGGAtgggatctctctctcccttgaggAGCAGCTCAATGCCCTGTGCCTCTCCTCCGAGCCCTCGGGCCCTGACCACAAAGCCACTGTGTCCCTCAATGGGAGCCGATTCGCCTCCGATCTCTTCAAGGACACCCACGAGAGCACCAAG atCGCTGCCATTCTCACAGAGCTGAAGGCGATCGGGCAGCAGAGTGAGGCTCAGAAAAG TGTGATAGTGTCCCAGTGGACCAGCATGCTTCACATCGTGGCCGTTCACCTGAGGGGAATGGGCCTGAGCTTTGCTGTCATCGATGGAACTGTCAACCCCAAACGCCGCATGGACCTGGTCGAAGAGTTCAACACCAACCCTAAAGGACCACGG GTGATGcttgtgtctctgtgtgctggAGGAGTGGGCATTAACCTGATTGGAGGGAATCACCTCTTCCTCATGGACATGCACTG GAACCCAGCTCTAGAGGACCAGGCTTGTGACCGCATCTACAGAGTGGGTCAGCACCGAGACGTCACCATCCACAG GTTTGTGTGTGAGGGCACAGTGGAGGATAAGATCTCCATTCtgcaggagaagaagaaggatctCGCACAGAAGGTGCTGTCAGGGACTGGAGCCTCCTTCACCAAGCTCTCCCTGGCTGACCTCAGGGTCATCTTTGGGGTCTGA
- the ttf2 gene encoding transcription termination factor 2 isoform X4, giving the protein MEIVLCNTHGSTCMLKTGVKEGPNKGKSFYLCGERQQGSPCDFTKVAGIPASHCLLHEDSMVELQTLIHSQQQQGYRLYYRCVLGKNAGQRWCGNVPWTAPEAEKRNPLSDRQLHPSSLPPERNPFKAPGKTDQTSEWRRLQDGGRLEGKGKNEKGGEKERLHKSVGKESEHGRGMGKEEEERGMSSPSESWRDKQLPAGMKIKKRVSGEENKESSETSPEEKEKTAKETKDKNKNSNKDSQREAEKSKNSSPKPQDTEDPHKASKGRHGYSPREPPTNSFKESGKHAGKKPSTERKKSNPSDPNGTTSKDAQAPKSTEKTKTPIPQSDKPAQRLSTPTTEQDKEAEKRTASSSQQNQDKSHRGNQFGEWRCDEDDDDDVQFVSVQPGTQTTTPVPVPLVQKALTSFPGFQPASQVKGQREDPRALHSQLTAQLKQKKATLSVVNMSALPDKGERLKSQIKDLEETLESLCLTTSTEPEPRGDEGNAKPKPTPSQYNPFSCPGGTVLLPIAPAPLQYQASTSSMGLQLSQGYTQMYGVNPQSQAFYGGRMTDNRLLAVKNATSEAIDHLHSSLESCPDPDAEVTDPKGIKVPLLAHQRRALAWLLWRETQKPCGGILADDMGLGKTLTMIALILAQKKKQKEEEEKDTILEGWISKNDSSLVVSQGTLIICPASLVHHWKKEIERHVKSSRLSIYLYHGPNRQKNAKVLAEHDVVVTTYSLVSKEIPVQKEDAEKPSKDTKDVPSALPPLLRVAWARIVLDEAHNIKNPKVQTSLAVCKLRAKARWAVTGTPIQNNLLDMYALLKFLRCAPFDEFKLWKTQVDNGSKRGGERLNILTRTLLLRRTKDQMDSTGKPLVNLPDRTCEVHRLKLSEEEQSVYDVVFAQSRSTLQNYLKRHEGDNVAREFGVSQADSVSSSQQTQGPTSTVHILSLLLRLRQSCCHPSLLKKTLDPSELQGDGISLSLEEQLNALCLSSEPSGPDHKATVSLNGSRFASDLFKDTHESTKIAAILTELKAIGQQSEAQKSVIVSQWTSMLHIVAVHLRGMGLSFAVIDGTVNPKRRMDLVEEFNTNPKGPRVMLVSLCAGGVGINLIGGNHLFLMDMHWNPALEDQACDRIYRVGQHRDVTIHRFVCEGTVEDKISILQEKKKDLAQKVLSGTGASFTKLSLADLRVIFGV; this is encoded by the exons ATGGAGATTGTACTATGCAATACCCACG GCAGCACATGTATGCTGAAGACGGGAGTAAAAGAAGGGCCAAATAAGGGTAAAAGCTTCTACTTGTGCGGGGAGCGTCAACAGGGGTCTCCCTGCGATTTCACCAAAGTGGCAGG TATCCCGGCCTCACACTGCCTGCTTCATGAGGATTCTATGGTGGAACTCCAGACTCTCATCCACAGTCAGCAGCAGCAgggctacag GTTGTACTACCGGTGTGTTTTGGGGAAGAATGCAGGTCAGAGGTGGTGTGGCAATGTTCCCTGGACAGCG CCAGAGGCAGAGAAACGCAACCCACTGTCTGACAGACAGCTGCATCCCTCCAGCCTGCCCCCAGAGAGAAATCCATTCAAGGCCCCAGGCAAGACTGACCAGACATCAGAGTGGAGGAGACTCCAAGATGGGGGGAGACTGGAgggtaaaggaaagaatgagaaaggtggagagaaggagaggcttCACAAGAGTGTAGGTAAAGAAAGCGAACATGGTCGAGGtatggggaaggaggaggaggagagggggatgtcaaGTCCCTCGGAGTCTTGGAGAGACAAACAGCTTCCAGCAGGGATGAAGATAAAGAAGAGGGTATCAGGTGAGGAGAATAAGGAAAGTTCTGAAACATCACCTGAGGAAAAGGAAAAGACTGCCAAGGAGACGAAAGACAAAAACAAGAACTCAAAcaaagacagccagagagaggctgagaaaAGCAAAAACTCTAGCCCGAAACCCCAGGATACAGAGGACCCACACAAAGCCTCAAAGGGTCGTCATGGATACTCCCCAAGAGAGCCACCAACCAATAGCTTTAAAGAGTCTGGAAAGCATGCTGGGAAAAAGCCAAgcacagagaggaagaagagcaaCCCCTCCGACCCAAATGGCACTACCTCTAAAGACGCCCAAGCACCTAAGAGCACAGAGAAGACCAAAACCCCAATCCCACAATCCGATAAACCAGCGCAGCGACTTTCCACTCCAACAACTGAACAGGATAAGGAGGCAGAGAAAAGGACTGCTTCATCATCACAGCAGAACCAGGACAAGTCCCATCGTGGGAACCAATTTGGAGAGTGGCGttgtgatgaagatgatgatgatgatgtccaGTTTGTGTCAGTTCAGCCAGGTACACAGACGACGACTCCAGTACCAGTGCCCCTGGTCCAGAAAGCCCTGACATCCTTCCCAGGGTTCCAGCCTGCCTCTCAGGTCAAAGGTCAGCGGGAGGACCCCAGGGCCCTGCACAGCCAGCTCACCGCTCAGCTCAAACAGAAGAAG GCCACTCTGTCGGTGGTGAATATGTCTGCTCTGCCCGATAAAGGGGAGAGGTTGAAGAGTCAGATCAAAGACCTGGAGGAGACTCTGGAGTCTCTCTGCCTCACCACTTCCACTGAGCCAG AGCCTCGGGGTGACGAAGGTAATGCCAAACCGAAGCCCACACCCAGCCAGTACAACCCATTTAGCTGCCCGGGAGGCACCGTCCTACTGCCCATTGCTCCTGCCCCCCTCCAGTACCAGGCCTCCACCAGCTCAATGGGGCTGCAGCTCAGCCAGGGATACACTCAGATGTATGGAG TGAACCCCCAGAGCCAAGCGTTCTATGGAGGCAGGATGACAGACAACCGTCTGCTAGCGGTGAAGAACGCCACATCTGAGGCCATTGACCACCTCCACAGCTCCCTGGAGTCCTGCCCCGACCCCGACGCTGAGGTTACGGACCCGAAAGGCATCAAG GTGCCTCTACTGGCCCATCAGAGACGAGCCCTGGCCTGGCTGCTGTGGAGAGAGACCCAGAAACCCTGTGGAGGGATCCTGG CTGATGACATGGGCCTGGGGAAAACCCTCACCATGATCGCTCTCATTCTGGCCCAGAAGAAGAAgcaaaaggaggaggaggagaaagacacTATATTGGAAGGCTGGATCTCCAAAAATG actctagcctggtagtgtctcaGGGCACTTTGATCATCTGCCCTGCCTCTTTGGTTCATCACTGGAAGAAGGAGATCGAGAGACACGTCAAGAGCAGCCGACTCAGTATCTACCTGTACCACGGGCCCAACCGCCAGAAGAACGCCAAAGT GCTGGCTGAGCATGATGTGGTGGTGACCACCTACAGCCTTGTCTCCAAGGAGATCCCAGTCCAGAAGGAGGATGCAGAGAAACCTAGCAAGGATACTAAGGATGTG CCAtcagccctccctcctctgctGCGGGTGGCCTGGGCCCGCATTGTGCTGGACGAGGCCCACAACATCAAGAATCCCAAGGTGCAGACCTCTTTGGCTGTGTGTAAGCTGAGGGCCAAGGCCAGGTGGGCTGTTACCGGGACCCCCATCCAGAACAACCTACTGGATATGTACGCCCTGCTCAA GTTTCTGCGCTGCGCCCCATTTGATGAGTTCAAGCTTTGGAAAACCCAGGTAGACAACGGCtctaagagaggaggagagagacttaACATTCTGACCAGAACTCTGCTGCTCCGACGCACCAAAGACCAGATGGACTCTACCGGAAAACCTCTG GTGAATCTGCCAGATCGGACCTGTGAGGTGCATCGCCTGAAGCTGTCTGAAGAGGAGCAGTCTGTTTACGATGTGGTGTTTGCACAGTCCAG GTCCACTCTGCAGAACTATCTGAAGAGACATGAGGGAGACAATG TGGCTCGTGAGTTTGGCGTGTCCCAGGCGGActctgtgtcctcctcccagcaGACCCAGGGACCCACCAGCACTGTTCACATCCTGTCTCTATTGCTCCGACTCAGACAGAGCTGCTGCCATCCGTCTCTGTTGAAGAAG ACCCTGGATCCGTCTGAGCTGCAGGGGGAtgggatctctctctcccttgaggAGCAGCTCAATGCCCTGTGCCTCTCCTCCGAGCCCTCGGGCCCTGACCACAAAGCCACTGTGTCCCTCAATGGGAGCCGATTCGCCTCCGATCTCTTCAAGGACACCCACGAGAGCACCAAG atCGCTGCCATTCTCACAGAGCTGAAGGCGATCGGGCAGCAGAGTGAGGCTCAGAAAAG TGTGATAGTGTCCCAGTGGACCAGCATGCTTCACATCGTGGCCGTTCACCTGAGGGGAATGGGCCTGAGCTTTGCTGTCATCGATGGAACTGTCAACCCCAAACGCCGCATGGACCTGGTCGAAGAGTTCAACACCAACCCTAAAGGACCACGG GTGATGcttgtgtctctgtgtgctggAGGAGTGGGCATTAACCTGATTGGAGGGAATCACCTCTTCCTCATGGACATGCACTG GAACCCAGCTCTAGAGGACCAGGCTTGTGACCGCATCTACAGAGTGGGTCAGCACCGAGACGTCACCATCCACAG GTTTGTGTGTGAGGGCACAGTGGAGGATAAGATCTCCATTCtgcaggagaagaagaaggatctCGCACAGAAGGTGCTGTCAGGGACTGGAGCCTCCTTCACCAAGCTCTCCCTGGCTGACCTCAGGGTCATCTTTGGGGTCTGA
- the ttf2 gene encoding transcription termination factor 2 isoform X2, translating into MEIVLCNTHGSTCMLKTGVKEGPNKGKSFYLCGERQQGSPCDFTKVAGIPASHCLLHEDSMVELQTLIHSQQQQGYRLYYRCVLGKNAGQRWCGNVPWTAPEAEKRNPLSDRQLHPSSLPPERNPFKAPGKTDQTSEWRRLQDGGRLEGKGKNEKGGEKERLHKSVGKESEHGRGMGKEEEERGMSSPSESWRDKQLPAGMKIKKRVSGEENKESSETSPEEKEKTAKETKDKNKNSNKDSQREAEKSKNSSPKPQDTEDPHKASKGRHGYSPREPPTNSFKESGKHAGKKPSTERKKSNPSDPNGTTSKDAQAPKSTEKTKTPIPQSDKPAQRLSTPTTEQDKEAEKRTASSSQQNQDKSHRGNQFGEWRCDEDDDDDVQFVSVQPGTQTTTPVPVPLVQKALTSFPGFQPASQVKGQREDPRALHSQLTAQLKQKKATLSVVNMSALPDKGERLKSQIKDLEETLESLCLTTSTEPEPRGDEGNAKPKPTPSQYNPFSCPGGTVLLPIAPAPLQYQASTSSMGLQLSQGYTQMYGVNPQSQAFYGGRMTDNRLLAVKNATSEAIDHLHSSLESCPDPDAEVTDPKGIKVPLLAHQRRALAWLLWRETQKPCGGILADDMGLGKTLTMIALILAQKKKQKEEEEKDTILEGWISKNDSSLVVSQGTLIICPASLVHHWKKEIERHVKSSRLSIYLYHGPNRQKNAKVLAEHDVVVTTYSLVSKEIPVQKEDAEKPSKDTKDVPSALPPLLRVAWARIVLDEAHNIKNPKVQTSLAVCKLRAKARWAVTGTPIQNNLLDMYALLKFLRCAPFDEFKLWKTQVDNGSKRGGERLNILTRTLLLRRTKDQMDSTGKPLVNLPDRTCEVHRLKLSEEEQSVYDVVFAQSRSTLQNYLKRHEGDNGKKGDNSNPFDKVAREFGVSQADSVSSSQQTQGPTSTVHILSLLLRLRQSCCHPSLLKKTLDPSELQGDGISLSLEEQLNALCLSSEPSGPDHKATVSLNGSRFASDLFKDTHESTKIAAILTELKAIGQQSEAQKSVIVSQWTSMLHIVAVHLRGMGLSFAVIDGTVNPKRRMDLVEEFNTNPKGPRVMLVSLCAGGVGINLIGGNHLFLMDMHWNPALEDQACDRIYRVGQHRDVTIHRFVCEGTVEDKISILQEKKKDLAQKVLSGTGASFTKLSLADLRVIFGV; encoded by the exons ATGGAGATTGTACTATGCAATACCCACG GCAGCACATGTATGCTGAAGACGGGAGTAAAAGAAGGGCCAAATAAGGGTAAAAGCTTCTACTTGTGCGGGGAGCGTCAACAGGGGTCTCCCTGCGATTTCACCAAAGTGGCAGG TATCCCGGCCTCACACTGCCTGCTTCATGAGGATTCTATGGTGGAACTCCAGACTCTCATCCACAGTCAGCAGCAGCAgggctacag GTTGTACTACCGGTGTGTTTTGGGGAAGAATGCAGGTCAGAGGTGGTGTGGCAATGTTCCCTGGACAGCG CCAGAGGCAGAGAAACGCAACCCACTGTCTGACAGACAGCTGCATCCCTCCAGCCTGCCCCCAGAGAGAAATCCATTCAAGGCCCCAGGCAAGACTGACCAGACATCAGAGTGGAGGAGACTCCAAGATGGGGGGAGACTGGAgggtaaaggaaagaatgagaaaggtggagagaaggagaggcttCACAAGAGTGTAGGTAAAGAAAGCGAACATGGTCGAGGtatggggaaggaggaggaggagagggggatgtcaaGTCCCTCGGAGTCTTGGAGAGACAAACAGCTTCCAGCAGGGATGAAGATAAAGAAGAGGGTATCAGGTGAGGAGAATAAGGAAAGTTCTGAAACATCACCTGAGGAAAAGGAAAAGACTGCCAAGGAGACGAAAGACAAAAACAAGAACTCAAAcaaagacagccagagagaggctgagaaaAGCAAAAACTCTAGCCCGAAACCCCAGGATACAGAGGACCCACACAAAGCCTCAAAGGGTCGTCATGGATACTCCCCAAGAGAGCCACCAACCAATAGCTTTAAAGAGTCTGGAAAGCATGCTGGGAAAAAGCCAAgcacagagaggaagaagagcaaCCCCTCCGACCCAAATGGCACTACCTCTAAAGACGCCCAAGCACCTAAGAGCACAGAGAAGACCAAAACCCCAATCCCACAATCCGATAAACCAGCGCAGCGACTTTCCACTCCAACAACTGAACAGGATAAGGAGGCAGAGAAAAGGACTGCTTCATCATCACAGCAGAACCAGGACAAGTCCCATCGTGGGAACCAATTTGGAGAGTGGCGttgtgatgaagatgatgatgatgatgtccaGTTTGTGTCAGTTCAGCCAGGTACACAGACGACGACTCCAGTACCAGTGCCCCTGGTCCAGAAAGCCCTGACATCCTTCCCAGGGTTCCAGCCTGCCTCTCAGGTCAAAGGTCAGCGGGAGGACCCCAGGGCCCTGCACAGCCAGCTCACCGCTCAGCTCAAACAGAAGAAG GCCACTCTGTCGGTGGTGAATATGTCTGCTCTGCCCGATAAAGGGGAGAGGTTGAAGAGTCAGATCAAAGACCTGGAGGAGACTCTGGAGTCTCTCTGCCTCACCACTTCCACTGAGCCAG AGCCTCGGGGTGACGAAGGTAATGCCAAACCGAAGCCCACACCCAGCCAGTACAACCCATTTAGCTGCCCGGGAGGCACCGTCCTACTGCCCATTGCTCCTGCCCCCCTCCAGTACCAGGCCTCCACCAGCTCAATGGGGCTGCAGCTCAGCCAGGGATACACTCAGATGTATGGAG TGAACCCCCAGAGCCAAGCGTTCTATGGAGGCAGGATGACAGACAACCGTCTGCTAGCGGTGAAGAACGCCACATCTGAGGCCATTGACCACCTCCACAGCTCCCTGGAGTCCTGCCCCGACCCCGACGCTGAGGTTACGGACCCGAAAGGCATCAAG GTGCCTCTACTGGCCCATCAGAGACGAGCCCTGGCCTGGCTGCTGTGGAGAGAGACCCAGAAACCCTGTGGAGGGATCCTGG CTGATGACATGGGCCTGGGGAAAACCCTCACCATGATCGCTCTCATTCTGGCCCAGAAGAAGAAgcaaaaggaggaggaggagaaagacacTATATTGGAAGGCTGGATCTCCAAAAATG actctagcctggtagtgtctcaGGGCACTTTGATCATCTGCCCTGCCTCTTTGGTTCATCACTGGAAGAAGGAGATCGAGAGACACGTCAAGAGCAGCCGACTCAGTATCTACCTGTACCACGGGCCCAACCGCCAGAAGAACGCCAAAGT GCTGGCTGAGCATGATGTGGTGGTGACCACCTACAGCCTTGTCTCCAAGGAGATCCCAGTCCAGAAGGAGGATGCAGAGAAACCTAGCAAGGATACTAAGGATGTG CCAtcagccctccctcctctgctGCGGGTGGCCTGGGCCCGCATTGTGCTGGACGAGGCCCACAACATCAAGAATCCCAAGGTGCAGACCTCTTTGGCTGTGTGTAAGCTGAGGGCCAAGGCCAGGTGGGCTGTTACCGGGACCCCCATCCAGAACAACCTACTGGATATGTACGCCCTGCTCAA GTTTCTGCGCTGCGCCCCATTTGATGAGTTCAAGCTTTGGAAAACCCAGGTAGACAACGGCtctaagagaggaggagagagacttaACATTCTGACCAGAACTCTGCTGCTCCGACGCACCAAAGACCAGATGGACTCTACCGGAAAACCTCTG GTGAATCTGCCAGATCGGACCTGTGAGGTGCATCGCCTGAAGCTGTCTGAAGAGGAGCAGTCTGTTTACGATGTGGTGTTTGCACAGTCCAG GTCCACTCTGCAGAACTATCTGAAGAGACATGAGGGAGACAATGGTAAAAAGGGAGACAACTCCAATCCCTTTGACAAGG TGGCTCGTGAGTTTGGCGTGTCCCAGGCGGActctgtgtcctcctcccagcaGACCCAGGGACCCACCAGCACTGTTCACATCCTGTCTCTATTGCTCCGACTCAGACAGAGCTGCTGCCATCCGTCTCTGTTGAAGAAG ACCCTGGATCCGTCTGAGCTGCAGGGGGAtgggatctctctctcccttgaggAGCAGCTCAATGCCCTGTGCCTCTCCTCCGAGCCCTCGGGCCCTGACCACAAAGCCACTGTGTCCCTCAATGGGAGCCGATTCGCCTCCGATCTCTTCAAGGACACCCACGAGAGCACCAAG atCGCTGCCATTCTCACAGAGCTGAAGGCGATCGGGCAGCAGAGTGAGGCTCAGAAAAG TGTGATAGTGTCCCAGTGGACCAGCATGCTTCACATCGTGGCCGTTCACCTGAGGGGAATGGGCCTGAGCTTTGCTGTCATCGATGGAACTGTCAACCCCAAACGCCGCATGGACCTGGTCGAAGAGTTCAACACCAACCCTAAAGGACCACGG GTGATGcttgtgtctctgtgtgctggAGGAGTGGGCATTAACCTGATTGGAGGGAATCACCTCTTCCTCATGGACATGCACTG GAACCCAGCTCTAGAGGACCAGGCTTGTGACCGCATCTACAGAGTGGGTCAGCACCGAGACGTCACCATCCACAG GTTTGTGTGTGAGGGCACAGTGGAGGATAAGATCTCCATTCtgcaggagaagaagaaggatctCGCACAGAAGGTGCTGTCAGGGACTGGAGCCTCCTTCACCAAGCTCTCCCTGGCTGACCTCAGGGTCATCTTTGGGGTCTGA